The following nucleotide sequence is from Candidatus Stygibacter australis.
ATTTAGTGCAGAATAATTACTTTACCTGTGGCTTCCGCAGATTTCCCTGAAAGAGAACTTTTTGCTTTCACTTTATAGAAGTAGGTATTATTTGCGAGCCTGTCGCCATCAGCATCATGGCAATCCCAGGCAATTTGATTATATCCTGTATCTGCATTTGCATCGATAACCTTGATCTTTTTACCGGAAATGGTATAGATAGAAATACTCACATTAGCAGCTTCCGTGAGGATAAATGTGAAATGTCCTGATTTTGACATGGGATTAGGATATGGCAGCAGCTTACTGATTGATATACTGCTGCTGGAACCAATTCTGAAATCAATTGAAGCCACAGCCGGACTGCCGAAATTATCATACACGATCAGTTTAAGGTTATGATTTCCAGTCGGGAGAGGGTCAAGCTGCCAGGTTAAAGTACCCTGCGTGTAAGATTCTGAGTTATAAAGAAAACCTTCTGTAACATCTATCAAGTCATCTGGATCATTACTGTCATCAAGCAACACGAGTATGCTTTTGCCGGCATTGCCAGATACATTGATCCCATTTTCATCAGTTATCTCAGCTATGAGCTGAGGATCTTCTGAGACAGTGTCACCATTGCGGAAATTTTCAGAATCCAGGAATACTGTAATCGTTGGGGCATCATCATTAGCAACATTTAGAGTAGATTCAGAATACTTGATATTATTGAGATTATTAAGCCAGTCTCCATCCTCATCATGCGTAAGAGTGATTATCCCTCCGTAATCTCCAGCGATAGCATCATCTGGAACAATAAAGGTGGTGCTGTATAATCCTGATTGGATATCCACTTCACCGCGAAAAACCCTGTTTGCCTTACGCAGATAATCCACTTCATATACTATCGTAGTATCAGCGGGTAAGAAATTGTAATAATGAATAAGTTGAGGACTATCTGTGACTATTGTTTCCCCCGTGGAATCCAATCTGGGATCTCCAAAATCTCCCTGGAAGGATACCGTTTGTCTGTGCGAGAGAGAATCTGGCAAACCACTAACACTGCCAATCCTGATTGGGAAGGGTAGATAAATAAGCGGGTCGCCAAGATAATTATATTTATTACTATTTGAGATACTTGCCGAAGAAGTATTTTTCGCATATTGCAGTGCCTTACCAGTAGTAAGTCTATCATTATACAAGGCATCAAAATAGTCTTTCATCAACTGATAGTTTGAGGTTGGACCAGATGATTCTGAAGCGGCTACAGAACTGATAGCTCCACCATCATCAGCAAAGAGGATCACTTCAGCCATACAGTCATTTCCAATCTGGTCAAATTCCCCTACATTACAGGAAGCAGCCACGAAATGCGTAAGATGCTGGTAATTTTGCAATAGCTGGATATCACCAATGCCGAAATAATCTTCATCACCCAGATTATCCCAGGCACCGTGACCTATATAATAAGATATCAATACTCCATCATTGACCAAATCAATAATGTCAGCAGTAGCTTCCGGCTTGCTCTGATAGGCATCAAAGGGGTATTCCAGACCATAGACCTTCTCTATCAACCTGCCATACAGCACTTCTGCTGTATCTTCCATT
It contains:
- a CDS encoding C25 family cysteine peptidase, with the protein product PVECLMIRPQDYFETQADELIEMHLQYFNVQTAVAIQEDIFAAQSSGIADPGAIKNFLQDYYEANPSLEYVLLLGSGTYNFDNSTEKNKIITYDRSGVTSDDYFVDFDLDKRPELAIGRIPAQNEHMLDKYLERVHDYYDELEKGWWQNKILLIADDENKTGGFEGTSPISGMNHTLRMEDTAEVLYGRLIEKVYGLEYPFDAYQSKPEATADIIDLVNDGVLISYYIGHGAWDNLGDEDYFGIGDIQLLQNYQHLTHFVAASCNVGEFDQIGNDCMAEVILFADDGGAISSVAASESSGPTSNYQLMKDYFDALYNDRLTTGKALQYAKNTSSASISNSNKYNYLGDPLIYLPFPIRIGSVSGLPDSLSHRQTVSFQGDFGDPRLDSTGETIVTDSPQLIHYYNFLPADTTIVYEVDYLRKANRVFRGEVDIQSGLYSTTFIVPDDAIAGDYGGIITLTHDEDGDWLNNLNNIKYSESTLNVANDDAPTITVFLDSENFRNGDTVSEDPQLIAEITDENGINVSGNAGKSILVLLDDSNDPDDLIDVTEGFLYNSESYTQGTLTWQLDPLPTGNHNLKLIVYDNFGSPAVASIDFRIGSSSSISISKLLPYPNPMSKSGHFTFILTEAANVSISIYTISGKKIKVIDANADTGYNQIAWDCHDADGDRLANNTYFYKVKAKSSLSGKSAEATGKVIILH